The nucleotide window GCGCAAAGAAATGCGCTGAGGGGACGGGATCATGGACAATATCGCAGGTAGCAAATCGAGTCTTTCCTGGGCCACGAACATCGCCGTGTTCATCATCGTCCTGGCCTGGCTGATCCCGACCGTGGGGCTGTTCGTCAGCTCGTTCCGGGACCGCGACCAGATCAGCGCCTCGGGCTGGTGGGTGGCGCCGTTCTCGGTCGAGCTGACCTATCGCACACGGGCCGACGCGGTCCCCACGGAGGACGGAAACCTTTTCGTCATCGAGGGCAACCTCTTTGAATCCGAGGAGGTGCGCGAAAGCTTCGAGGGCGGTGAAAGCACCATTGCGGGCTTCGGCCTGCGCGGGCGGGAGCCGGGCGTGTTCGAGCCGGGTGTCGAGGTGGAGAACCGCGATGACGGAACCATCGTCGTCAACACCGACGGCACCTATCGCTATACCTCGGCCGAGCCCATAGACAGCCCGCCAAGGGTCTATTTCGTGGCCGAGACGCCACCGGATTTCACGTTGGACAATTACCGAAACGTGTTGACGGCGGACAACATGGACCGGGCCTTCATCAACACGCTGACCGTGACCATCCCGGCGACGATCATCCCGATCCTGATTGCGGCCTTCGCGGCCTATGCGCTGGCGTGGATGGAGTTTCCGGGCAGGGGGCTTTTGATCGCGACGGTTGTGGGGTTGCTGGTGGTGCCGCTACAGCTTGCGCTGGTGCCCCTTCTGAACCTGCATAACCAGATCGGGATCGGGCAGAGTTTCGTGGGCATATGGTTGGCCCATACCGGGTTCGGCCTGCCGCTCGCCATTTATCTGCTGCGCAACTACATGGTCGGTCTGCCGCGCGACATTATTGAGTCCGCCAAGGTCGACGGGGCCACCGATTTCCAGATCTTCACCAAGATCATCCTGCCGCTCAGCTTCCCGGCGCTGGCCTCCTTCGCGATCTTCCAGTTCCTGTGGACGTGGAATGACCTGCTGGTGGCCAAGGTGTTCCTGCCCTCGGCGGGGGACGCGCAGGTGATGACGGTCAAGATCGCCGACGACCTTCTGGGCTCTCGCGGTGGCGATTGGGGTATCCTCGCGACGGCTGCCTTCATCTCCATCGCGGTGCCCTTGTTGGTCTTCTTCTCGATGCAACGGTATCTCGTGCGCGGCCTGCTGGCCGGCTCGGTCAAGTAAGGAACGATACGGCCATGAACCTGATGCAGGACATGCCCCAGGGCGACATCGTGGTGTCCGACAAGGATTGGTGGCGCGGGGCGGTGATCTATCAGATCTATCCGCGCAGCTTCCAGGACAGCAACGGCGACGGGATCGGCGATCTGGCGGGGATCATTCACCGCATGGATCACATCGCCGATCTGGGCGTCGATGCGATTTGGATCAGCCCGTTCTTCCGGTCGCCCATGCTCGACTTCGGCTATGACGTCAGTGATTATCGCGATGTCGATCCGATGTTCGGCACGCTTGGCGATTTCGACGCGCTGATCGCGCGGGCCCATTCGCTTGGGGTCAAGGTGCTGATCGACCTGGTGCTTAGCCATACGTCGAACCAGCATCCCTGGTTCCAGGAAAGCGGATGCAGCCGGGAAAACCCCAAGGCCGATTGGTATGTCTGGGCCGACGCGAAGCCCGATGGCAGCCCGCCGAACAATTGGCTGTCGATCTTCGGCGGCTCGGCCTGGGAATGGTCGGGCGACCGGATGCAGTATTATCTGCACAATTTTCTGAAGGAACAGCCGGACCTGAACCTGCACAACGAACAGGTGCAGGACGAATTGCTGGCCGTGGCGAAATTCTGGCTGGATCGCGGGGTCGATGGCTTCCGTCTGGACACGATCAACTTCTACTTCCACGACAAGGAATTGCGCGACAATCCCGCGCTGGACCCCGAACAGCGCAACGCGACCATCGCGCCCGAGGTGAATCCCTATAATTGGCAAGATCACCTCTATGACAAGAACCAGCCCGAGAACCTCGATTTCCTGCGCCGCCTGCGCGCGTTGATGGACGAATACCCCGCCGCCACCGCGGTGGGCGAGGTGGGGGATGGGCAATACGGGCTCCAGATCCAGGCCGAATACACGAGCGGCAACGACAAGGTGCATATGTGCTATTCGTTCGAGTTCCTGTCGGGCCAGACGCCGTCGCCGGAACGCTTCGGGGGCGTGCTGGAGGATTACGAGCGCGAGATCGGGGACGGATGGGCCTGTTGGGCGTTTTCAAACCATGACGTCGTGCGCCATGCCAGCCGCTGGAACCTCGGCGAGGAGGCGCGCAGGCTTTACGCGGGCCTGCTGCTGTCGATGCGCGGCTCGATCTGCCTCTACCAGGGCGAAGAGCTTGGCCTGACGGAGGCTTACGTCGCCTTCGAGGATTTGCAGGACCCATACGGCATCCGGTTCTGGCCCAAGTTCAAGGGCCGCGACGGGTGCCGCACCCCGATGCCGTGGATTTCCGACAACCAGAATGGCGGGTTCACCGACAGCAAGCCGTGGCTGCCCATGGCCGTCGAGCACCTGGCGCGCGCCGTGGGCAACCAGGCCAAGGACACGGAGTCCATCTTGCATTTCTATCGCAAGATGATCGCGTTCCGCCAAAGCTACCCCGCGATGACAAAAGGGGCGCTGGAATTGCTGAGCCAATCGGACGGCATCCTGTCCTTCATCCGGACCTACGACGACCAGCAGGTCTTTTGCGCCTTCAACATGACGGGGGGGGCGTTGCCGATCGACGTGCCCGAAGGCGAATGGACACAAGACAAGGGCGCCCCCTTCACGGCGCTGGAAACCGACAAGGGCGTCACGCTGCCGCCCTTCCAAGCCTATTTCGCGGCCAAAGCCGCCGACACAGAATAAACGGGAGGAGACGGGGACATGGCCAATCTGAAGCTGACCGACGTCGAGAAGACCTATGGCGGCACCGTGCAGGTGCTCCGCGACATCAATCTGGACATCGAACAGGGCGAGTT belongs to Hasllibacter sp. MH4015 and includes:
- a CDS encoding carbohydrate ABC transporter permease; translation: MDNIAGSKSSLSWATNIAVFIIVLAWLIPTVGLFVSSFRDRDQISASGWWVAPFSVELTYRTRADAVPTEDGNLFVIEGNLFESEEVRESFEGGESTIAGFGLRGREPGVFEPGVEVENRDDGTIVVNTDGTYRYTSAEPIDSPPRVYFVAETPPDFTLDNYRNVLTADNMDRAFINTLTVTIPATIIPILIAAFAAYALAWMEFPGRGLLIATVVGLLVVPLQLALVPLLNLHNQIGIGQSFVGIWLAHTGFGLPLAIYLLRNYMVGLPRDIIESAKVDGATDFQIFTKIILPLSFPALASFAIFQFLWTWNDLLVAKVFLPSAGDAQVMTVKIADDLLGSRGGDWGILATAAFISIAVPLLVFFSMQRYLVRGLLAGSVK
- a CDS encoding alpha-glucosidase family protein, with amino-acid sequence MNLMQDMPQGDIVVSDKDWWRGAVIYQIYPRSFQDSNGDGIGDLAGIIHRMDHIADLGVDAIWISPFFRSPMLDFGYDVSDYRDVDPMFGTLGDFDALIARAHSLGVKVLIDLVLSHTSNQHPWFQESGCSRENPKADWYVWADAKPDGSPPNNWLSIFGGSAWEWSGDRMQYYLHNFLKEQPDLNLHNEQVQDELLAVAKFWLDRGVDGFRLDTINFYFHDKELRDNPALDPEQRNATIAPEVNPYNWQDHLYDKNQPENLDFLRRLRALMDEYPAATAVGEVGDGQYGLQIQAEYTSGNDKVHMCYSFEFLSGQTPSPERFGGVLEDYEREIGDGWACWAFSNHDVVRHASRWNLGEEARRLYAGLLLSMRGSICLYQGEELGLTEAYVAFEDLQDPYGIRFWPKFKGRDGCRTPMPWISDNQNGGFTDSKPWLPMAVEHLARAVGNQAKDTESILHFYRKMIAFRQSYPAMTKGALELLSQSDGILSFIRTYDDQQVFCAFNMTGGALPIDVPEGEWTQDKGAPFTALETDKGVTLPPFQAYFAAKAADTE